A section of the Paenibacillus aurantius genome encodes:
- a CDS encoding alpha-L-rhamnosidase-related protein, with protein sequence MIEKQSKHPFNVYLTAGEYIKVIGTQDGHFPDFGHHIANEMGGAWLHPIKLLDGFWLRITDLDREISVWSKADEFISHPWGNQFRYDHNLGHIPVAVERTQFAPELEKGFIARYELFNYSKTETRLNLELLARTDLRPVWFSETLGIRDGKEDVMEKKSDRLALAKDSENDWFVLIGTDLPGDRFDSGQLFGPEFTSGNGRGVKFEATVTLQPQERMTFHLYVAGSYVSKEECEKTYSALAGNYDELLEAKMRACEAVRERAELEVEGEPEFNEIFAWVKWNNQWLVQQVDGYGRGLTAGSPTYPWWFGCDNSYSLQGVLALGDHQLAKDTARLIHDASVKANGNGRIIHEVTTMGAVSNTGNTQETAHYIALVWEMYRWIGEKSILEQNITYCEKGMDWLLGEMDPDGDLLPSGYGIIEIAGLNMELIDSAVYTAKAVQALASMNRELGDKAKAAHYSELAERIVRNVNEMYWNEREGLYADAVAPKKDIVPKVDFMVSLAERRGADDYRAYLEKILDEVEDENEDRGWIINKNWVISTPMEAGIADREKGERAIANMRNEDFIGEYGSYLSGNFTHHMMTISTGVHAVAEARYGHAEASLDLLKRMNRSFSKVLPGSMSEMSPDYGCVVQAWTVYAMVVPVVSHFIGLQPEAYKNQLVIRPNLPSSWEGKWIRLKNVRVGSANVDVSVKSDNGRLFAEIRNESGLEVTVSWNGKTATSRESSITVQL encoded by the coding sequence ATGATCGAGAAGCAAAGCAAGCACCCGTTCAACGTGTATCTGACAGCGGGCGAATACATAAAGGTCATCGGTACGCAGGATGGCCATTTTCCGGATTTCGGCCATCACATCGCCAATGAGATGGGCGGGGCTTGGCTCCATCCGATCAAGCTGCTGGACGGCTTTTGGCTGAGAATTACAGACTTGGATCGTGAAATCTCCGTCTGGTCCAAAGCGGATGAGTTCATCTCCCATCCCTGGGGAAACCAGTTCCGCTACGATCACAACCTCGGGCATATCCCCGTTGCGGTGGAGCGCACGCAGTTTGCGCCCGAGCTGGAAAAGGGCTTTATCGCGAGGTATGAACTGTTCAACTACTCGAAAACGGAGACGAGGCTGAATTTGGAGCTTCTGGCGCGCACCGATCTTCGCCCGGTCTGGTTTTCGGAGACATTAGGGATTCGCGACGGCAAAGAAGACGTCATGGAGAAAAAGTCGGACCGGCTTGCTTTGGCGAAGGACAGCGAGAACGATTGGTTTGTCCTGATCGGCACGGACCTGCCGGGTGACCGGTTCGACAGCGGGCAATTGTTCGGCCCGGAATTTACAAGCGGCAACGGGCGCGGCGTGAAATTCGAAGCGACCGTTACGCTGCAGCCCCAAGAGAGGATGACGTTCCACCTGTATGTGGCTGGATCGTATGTATCCAAAGAGGAATGCGAGAAGACCTATTCCGCCCTTGCCGGAAATTACGATGAGCTGCTGGAAGCGAAAATGCGCGCCTGCGAGGCGGTTCGGGAACGGGCGGAGCTTGAAGTGGAAGGCGAGCCGGAATTCAACGAAATTTTCGCCTGGGTCAAATGGAACAACCAGTGGCTGGTGCAGCAGGTGGATGGTTACGGCCGTGGATTGACAGCCGGCTCTCCGACCTACCCCTGGTGGTTTGGCTGCGACAATTCGTATTCCCTCCAGGGTGTGCTTGCGCTTGGGGATCACCAGCTTGCCAAGGATACGGCCCGGCTTATCCATGATGCCTCCGTCAAAGCGAACGGCAACGGCCGGATCATTCACGAAGTGACGACGATGGGCGCCGTGAGCAATACGGGAAATACCCAGGAAACCGCGCACTATATCGCATTGGTGTGGGAGATGTACCGTTGGATCGGCGAGAAGAGCATTTTGGAACAAAATATCACGTACTGCGAGAAGGGTATGGACTGGCTGCTGGGTGAAATGGACCCCGACGGCGATCTGCTGCCTTCCGGCTACGGCATTATCGAGATCGCCGGATTGAACATGGAGCTGATCGATTCAGCCGTGTATACGGCGAAAGCGGTGCAGGCGCTCGCTTCCATGAACCGGGAGCTCGGCGACAAAGCGAAAGCGGCGCATTACAGCGAACTGGCCGAGCGCATCGTAAGAAACGTGAACGAAATGTACTGGAACGAACGGGAAGGCTTGTATGCCGACGCGGTCGCCCCCAAGAAAGATATCGTGCCCAAGGTGGATTTCATGGTTTCTCTGGCCGAGAGGCGGGGAGCGGACGATTACCGGGCCTACCTCGAGAAGATACTGGATGAAGTAGAGGATGAAAACGAGGACCGCGGGTGGATCATTAATAAAAACTGGGTCATCTCGACGCCGATGGAGGCCGGGATTGCCGACAGGGAAAAAGGCGAGCGGGCCATTGCCAATATGAGGAACGAGGATTTCATCGGGGAGTACGGCTCCTATTTGTCCGGCAACTTCACCCATCACATGATGACGATCAGCACAGGGGTGCATGCGGTTGCGGAAGCCCGGTACGGCCATGCGGAAGCGTCGCTGGATTTGCTTAAGCGCATGAACCGCTCGTTCTCGAAGGTGCTGCCGGGGTCCATGAGCGAGATGTCTCCCGATTATGGCTGCGTCGTGCAGGCCTGGACCGTTTACGCTATGGTGGTCCCTGTCGTCTCCCATTTTATCGGCCTGCAGCCGGAAGCCTACAAGAACCAGCTCGTGATTCGACCGAACCTTCCTTCCTCTTGGGAGGGGAAATGGATTCGTTTGAAA